In Bacillota bacterium, the genomic stretch ATAGCCTTCTCCGCCATCCTCCGAGGTTCCAGGAAGCTCGGAAAGTACGTTCCCTCCCTCAGCTTGGGCATCCTCAGACTCAGCTTGCCCACTCTCGTATCCCAAGGTCTCGGCCTGTAGCCGTTTCGGTATTCGGGAAGTACGTTCCCTCCCTCAGCTTGGGTATCCTCAGACTCAGCTTGCCCACTCTCGTATCCCAAGGTCTCGGCGTATAGCCGTTTCGGTATGTCGATCGCTCCGCCGTTCTCTCATGCCTCTCCGCTCCGATTCTCTCAGTGGCCTCGAGCNNNNNNNNNNTGCCTTACATCCGAAAAGAACCGCGCTGGCGGCTGTCCTGTCAATGCCGCAAGGATCTTCCCCCCGGATTTACACCACTACCTAAGACACTAACGACACCTCCCCTCGCCCCCGATTTGCGACTCAGATGATCTACTGGTATCCTGTTTGTAGACGTATCTCATGAAGCCCGCGGCCAAGTCACAGACAGTCCGTCGGCACCCGGCATCGGTCGGCCCATGGGCGATCAACCCATCCTACCACGAAGCATAAGGAGGCCCACGCGCTTGACTCCGATGCGACATGGTTCGTGCCGGATCTGCTTTCTCCAGTTGCGACGGCCCTCGCGGCTCTGCTCCTCCTCGCCGCCGCGGTCCTCGGTCTCACTTGGGAGAAGTTCCAGCCGCACACAGATCTCACGGAGGTGTGTTACTTGAGACGTCATCTCTTCTCAGCCGCGCTTGCTCTTGCACTAGCCCTAGCCTCTCTTTCGCCGAGCTCAGCTCGGGCAACCCGGCCCTCTCTCGCTGTATGGGAGGAGAACGGCAGACGCTACGCTGGCCAAGGCTGGCGCGAGGAGCGAAACGGGATCACCGTCGTGCACTTCAAGGGGACTCACCGCGAGATCGGAGCTCAAAACTACCTACTTCTAGCGTCTGAAGCACTGGAATTGAGGGATCAGTTCAATCCCCTCTCTCAACCCGCGAAGGGGTGGGACCGGGTCGTGCAGATATTCAAGGATTTCTACATGCGCGCCAAGATAGCACCGGGCTTCCTGCGCCATACCCCCCCGGAGTACGTAGAGGAAATGAAGGGTTTCGTCCAGGCCGCTGAGGGTCGACAAGCGCGCGATTTGACCCCCATTCTTCTGCCAAACGTGTTCGCCGAGATCGGCCTCGTCTACGGCTGCACCTCCTTCGCGGCTTTCGGCCCAACCACTGCCGACGGCAGCCTCTACCACGGGCGCAATCTCGATTTCGACGGATCCCACTCCTTCGGCCGTTACGCTATAGTGGCCATCTACGAGCCCGAGGGCAGCTATCCGTTTATCGCGCTCACCTACCCCGCGAACATAGGCGTCATGCAGGGCATGAACATCCATAGCATATGCGTCTCAATGAGTTACTCCAAAGCCTCTCCGGAACATATCACAACCGACGGAATCGGCTACCAGTTCCTGCTCAGGCAGGTCCTGGAGAGAGCCGCGACTCTGGATGACGCCGTGGAAATCATCAGACACGCGCCAAGGACAATCGGGCTCGACATACTCGTCTCCGACGCCAAGATCCCCGACGCGCGCGTGATAGAGGTCGCCGCAGACCGGTACCAGGTGCGCACGCCCGGCCCGGAAGGCGCGATCTGGGCGACGAACCGATACGAGACCCCATGGATGCAGGAAATCCAAAGCCCGGGATGGCTAGCCTCCGAAGCCCGCGACGCGCGCCTGAGAGAGCTTTTCGCGAAGTTCCATGGAGCGCAAGGCCTGGACCTCGAATCCTCAGCCTCGATACTGAGAGACAGGCACGAGCCTGGGACTCGTGCATATGACTCATTCACAATAGGAATCAACAACCCCTCATCAATAGCCACCGTGCTTTTCGCTCCAGCGCAGCTTCGCATGTGGGCGGGCGTAGTTGGCGACCACGGCTCCTCAGCCGACGGAGTGTTTCACGGGTTCGACCTCCTGGCCGAACTAGGGCTGGAGCCGCGGGTCCCAGAACCGGTGGTCGACATCCTCCCGATCGATCCCAACACCCCCGGCGCCCGAGATTGGTGGGCGTTTTGGGAGGCAACATACCAGCATTCCATAGGCAACCACGCCCGCGTCCGAGACTTGCTTCTCCCCGTCCTCGCGGCAAGGCCCGAAAGCCAGGGCACGCTCAGACTTCTCGGCCGATCCGCCTTGTTCAGCGGGGATGGCGCCTCCGCCGAGGCCTACTTCCGCCGAATTGTAGAGCTTGACAACCCCACCGATGCTCGAGGCCTCGCTGAAGCATGGTTCTGGCTCGGCTACATCGCAAGACAAAGAGGGCAGACTGCCAAGGCTGCGGAATGTTTCGAATCTGCGCTCGCCGTTCGGGTCACCGACGTATCTGGAAGTGACGAGTACCAGCGCCTGGCTGCAGCTCACCTTCGCGCAGTCGGGGGAGATCCGAACTCTCTCTCGCCCCGAACCGTAGAACCCGGCCCCGCGCCCTCCGGACCGGCCGAGCCTGCCTCCGCATTCGAAGGGCTTCCAATCCGGGAAGTCACGATCATCGGCGCCGCCCAGACCAGCGCAGATCTTATACGGTCACGTCTCTCACTTCAGCCCGGGCAATCCTACCGGGAAGCGGACGCCGAGTTGACCGCCCGTAGGCTTGCGCAGCTCCGTGCGTTCGAGACGGTCAAGATCGTCCCCGTCCCGACCGAGTCCGGCCTAGATGTCGTAGTCCGGGTCCACGAAGGGTTCGGATGGTATCGCGATCCCGTGGAATCTGTCATCATCACGGCGGCAGATCTCCTCATAGACCGAAAGCTCGCGCTATCATACGAGAATCTGGCCGGGTCAGGCGTGAACCTCGACGCTTCCTACCGATTGGGCACATGGCCGCCTGATGTCCACGCCGGGATCGGATTCCCCCTTCCGAGCCTCGCAGGGCTTCCCATCCAGCTCAAGCTGGGTGGGGACCTCGCCTCAACGAGAATCACCGCGGAACTCGGGGAGAACGCAGGTTCAAGCCGCGCGGTCCGCATCGGGCAAATCTCCGCCCAAGTGGAGGCGGTCGTGACTGAGCACCTGACCGTATCATTGGGAGCGGCGTTGCGAAAAGACACTTGGGAGGACAACACCCTAGCTGGCCTTCTGCCGCCCGCCGTGGGCGGCGGTGCACAGGTTGCGGGATCCGCCGGGGCTTCCTGGAGCACGGTGGACTCTCCCGCCTGGCCGGATCGTGGAACTCGCCTCGCTGCTTCAGCTTACCTCAGTCGGGACCTGGGCAACCCCAACGAAGCGGACGGCGCCGGGGGGACCGGCGGCTTCGGACGCCTGGGCGCTGAGGCTGGAACGTATCTTCCCATTGGCTCGAGGCAGGACTTCGTGCTCGGTCTCACAGCTTCAGCCGGCTGGACTTCATCAGGCGCGCCTTTCCACCGCCTGTTCATCCCCGGCCCAGGCACAGGTCTGCGCATCGCGGTACCCATTCTGCCCGCTCGTGCGTTTCTGACCGCGAAGGCCGAGATCTGGTGGGAGGCCTCGCCCACTTTCAGGTTTGGGGCGTTCGCGGAGGCAGGCGCATTTGGAGAGCATGGGTTTGCGACTGACGCCCGGGCGCTCGGAGCGGGAATCGCGGCGAGTTACCTCACCCCAGTGGGTGCCAGCGTCACAGGGTACGCGGCTCTGAACGAAGATGGGAAGTTCACCCTCGGCGTGAAGATGTAGGATGGACAGCATGCATTCCCCCTGCGACGTCGCACCACGGAAAGCGCCGGAGCAGGATGCAGTGTACTAGCCCTGGCGTGGCCGCTCGAGTTGTCCTCGCTTCGCCGTTTGTCGGCTCTCCCGGTACTGTGTGCCCCGGGGTTCTCTTCTACCTGGCCGTCACGATCTTGCCGGGGACCCGAACTCGCCTCGGTCTCGTGGAGTACGGTGGACGCCCCCGCTTGGCCCACCGGGGGGCACGGCTTGCAGTCTCGGCGTACCTCAGCCGGGATCTGGATGACGCCGAGGACGCCGGCCACTTTGGGCGATTGGGTGCGCAGGCGGGGGCGCATCTTCCTGTTGATGAGGACTGAGCCCACCGCAAACCCCGGGCTTGAGCCCCAGCGGACTTGTGTGAAGGTGTGAGCTGATTTGCGGCCCGGCCCGTGGTCACCCTGGCCGGGGCGACCCCGAGTCGAGAACCGGACCGGGCCGAATTAGCCTCGCTGAGCCATGCCACCTAAGGAGTAGTCAGGGTACACGGTCCTTCCGCGACAAAGCCAACGTCGTCCACGAAGAACGAACCTGTACCAGGTTTGGTGAAGAGGATCCTTACCATGGTGTTGGGCGGAAGGCATGGTGTGTAAGTGCTGAAGTAGCTATACTGCGGCTGAACCACCTGAGGCACCTGGACCTCCGCCACTACAGTTCCGTTAAAGAACACCTGCGCCAGGAAAGGTTGGTTGCTGGAACCCGTCGCGTGGGATTCGAATCTATAACGGCAGTTGGCTCCCGCACCCTGGATGGTCTGCCCAAGGGCCGCAGGGTCATTTACATTCGGAGGGACACCCATCTTAGCTGCAAACGGGAGAGTATGGACATTGGTAGATTCCTGCCCGACGTTCTGGACGATATCCCAATCCTCAGGCACTGTATTCCATCTATCGAACGATGGGTCCCTCACGAGGTTTCCGCAAGGGCACACCGCTGGCGGTGTCTGCGGTGGGTTTGGGCTTGCGCTTCTTTTTCCGCACGGGGACCGGTATCGGAACCGGAAGGAACGGCACCATTAACGGGGGACACAGCATGGAGAACCACCTCCCTTCAATAGCCTGCTTCAGTCTACTCGGCAAGGTCTAAGCGCGAAACGTGACGTCTTACACCTTTTGACCGGACGTGGAGCATACCTTCCGGAAAGCACACGCGGACGTGGTCTCTGCGCGGGAGCTTAAGGCTGCGGCCCCGGACCTCCGCCGGATGAGAGAGGTGTTGACGCCGATCCCTAGACCGACCCATCCTTCCTGCCTCAGATGACCGCCTCGGTCTCAGGTTCAGAGAGGTAGACCTCTCTCCATCGCACTCTCAGTGTCTCCTCCTTCCGCCCTTGTGCGGCCCGATCACGCGCACAAGCCCGAACCAGCGCCGAAGGAGCCAGACGCCTCACGTCGAAATGCTGACGAGCTGATCCGTAGTACCCAGCGAGGGAGGGGGCAGGACATTCAGCGTGGGGCCGGTTTGAGGACAGCGTGAGAGGCGGCGGCGCCATGTTCACGTCTTGGGATGAGAAGAGACCGTATGTCATAGGGGTCGATGGGGGTGGGACCAAGACTCTCGCCGTGGCCGCCACGCTCAGCGGCGAAGTCATCGCGGTTGAGCGCTCGGGTCCGGCCAACTACCAGACTGTTGGCCCAGCTGCTGCCATGGCCAACATCTCGAGGGCACTCGCTGGAGTGTCCGAGGCCACTGGTGCGCCCACTGGGTGTTCCGCGCTTCATTTGGCGCTCGCCGGGGCAGACAGGCCTCGTGACCTCGAAGTTCTTGGTAGGTTCCTACCGTCCATCATCCCGTCGCCACCGTGGCCCCGATGGAGCATAGACAATGATGTCATCGCAGCTCTTGCGACAGGCTCGGAGGACGGCATCGGCGTGGCATTGATCTGCGGTACGGGCACAAACTGCGTCGGGGTGGGACCAGACGGCTCTCGGGTGCAGATCGGCGGGCTCGGACGCGCCTTCGGTGACGCTGCGGGCGGGTGGGAGATAGGAGTCCGGGCCATGAGCGCGGCGGTGAGGGGTGAAGACGGGCGAGGCCGTCCCACTCTGCTCTCGCAGATGATCCGCGACCACCTGGGGGTAGCAGACCTCCTGTGCATCGCAGATGACACCCACGCCGCCAGTGGGAGCTTCGCTTTTTCGACCCTGGTTCCGGTGGTCTTCTCAGCGGCTGAGTACGGCGACGAGGTGGCCCGGGAGATACTGCGGGACAACGGGCGGGAACTGGGCATCTCTGCTCTGGCTGCACTTCGAAGGCTATTCCCGCCAGACGCCCAGGTCGCGGTGATCCTCTGCGGTGGGGTGGCGAAAAACCCTAACCGAATCATCCGGGACGCGGTGGCGGAGGTAGTACTCCTTGAGTTTCCGAAGGCTCGAATTGTGGTGCCAAGTGCCGAGCCAGTGCTGGGCGCGGTGGTCAATGCGGCGCGACTGGCGGGAGCGCACGTGGAGAGGGAGCTCATCGAGAAGCTTGAAGCCAGTTACTCACGTTACACAGACGGGAGCGGTTGCACATGAAGCTTGCGGTGATAGGTGCCGGAAGCACATACACGCCAGAGCTGGTGGATGGGGTCATCTCGCGCCATTCCGCCTTCCCCGTGAACCTGCTTAGCCTGATGGACATCGATGAGGAGCGTCTCTCGATAGTCGGAACGTTCGTGGAACGCATGATAAAGGCGTCGGGCTGCAGAATCCGGGTGGACCTGCACACCGTCCTCCCCCAAGCGCTTTCTGGCGCAGACTTCGTGGTCACGCAGATCCGGGTGGGCGGGCAATCCTGGCGGGATCTCGACTGCAAGCTCGCGGCCAAGTATGGGCTCGTCGGGCAGGAGACCACCGGGTTCGCCGGGTTCGCCAAGTCGCTCAGGACGATTCCCGCAGTGCTCGAGGTCTGCCGGACCATGCGCGAATGCGCACCCCGGGCCTGGCTAGTCAATTTCACGAACCCATCCGGGATTGTCACGGAGGCAGTAGTCCGCCACGGAGGGGTACGCGTCGTCGGATTATGCAATGTCCCGATCAATATGAAGTTCGACATCGCCGACGCATTGGGGGTGCCAGCTGAGGAGATCACCATCGATTATGTTGGGTTGAACCACCTGAGCTGGGTGAGAAAGGTGTTCTGGCGAGGGGAGGACATCACCGAGAGAGCGTTCGCCCAGGCTTCGTCCTCCACGCAGGCGAACATCTCGGGGTCTCCAGTCACCCCAAGGCTGGCTCGAGCCCTGGGGATGCGGCCGTCCCCCTATCTTCGCTACTTCTACAGGACGGGCGAGGTGCTCGCCGAGGAGAGGGCAAGCTCCCGGAC encodes the following:
- a CDS encoding 6-phospho-beta-glucosidase — encoded protein: MKLAVIGAGSTYTPELVDGVISRHSAFPVNLLSLMDIDEERLSIVGTFVERMIKASGCRIRVDLHTVLPQALSGADFVVTQIRVGGQSWRDLDCKLAAKYGLVGQETTGFAGFAKSLRTIPAVLEVCRTMRECAPRAWLVNFTNPSGIVTEAVVRHGGVRVVGLCNVPINMKFDIADALGVPAEEITIDYVGLNHLSWVRKVFWRGEDITERAFAQASSSTQANISGSPVTPRLARALGMRPSPYLRYFYRTGEVLAEERASSRTRAETVMEVEAELLRLYSDVSLNKKPDALGRRGGAHYSAVAVEVMSSILGDTRSVQIVDVPHGGAVEGFPELAVMEIPAVIDGTGAHPIHIGKVEPEIRGVMQQVKAYEELTIEAAVSGSYDRALLALVNNPLVRDADLAEQLLDELIEAGRAALR
- a CDS encoding C45 family autoproteolytic acyltransferase/hydrolase, whose protein sequence is MRRHLFSAALALALALASLSPSSARATRPSLAVWEENGRRYAGQGWREERNGITVVHFKGTHREIGAQNYLLLASEALELRDQFNPLSQPAKGWDRVVQIFKDFYMRAKIAPGFLRHTPPEYVEEMKGFVQAAEGRQARDLTPILLPNVFAEIGLVYGCTSFAAFGPTTADGSLYHGRNLDFDGSHSFGRYAIVAIYEPEGSYPFIALTYPANIGVMQGMNIHSICVSMSYSKASPEHITTDGIGYQFLLRQVLERAATLDDAVEIIRHAPRTIGLDILVSDAKIPDARVIEVAADRYQVRTPGPEGAIWATNRYETPWMQEIQSPGWLASEARDARLRELFAKFHGAQGLDLESSASILRDRHEPGTRAYDSFTIGINNPSSIATVLFAPAQLRMWAGVVGDHGSSADGVFHGFDLLAELGLEPRVPEPVVDILPIDPNTPGARDWWAFWEATYQHSIGNHARVRDLLLPVLAARPESQGTLRLLGRSALFSGDGASAEAYFRRIVELDNPTDARGLAEAWFWLGYIARQRGQTAKAAECFESALAVRVTDVSGSDEYQRLAAAHLRAVGGDPNSLSPRTVEPGPAPSGPAEPASAFEGLPIREVTIIGAAQTSADLIRSRLSLQPGQSYREADAELTARRLAQLRAFETVKIVPVPTESGLDVVVRVHEGFGWYRDPVESVIITAADLLIDRKLALSYENLAGSGVNLDASYRLGTWPPDVHAGIGFPLPSLAGLPIQLKLGGDLASTRITAELGENAGSSRAVRIGQISAQVEAVVTEHLTVSLGAALRKDTWEDNTLAGLLPPAVGGGAQVAGSAGASWSTVDSPAWPDRGTRLAASAYLSRDLGNPNEADGAGGTGGFGRLGAEAGTYLPIGSRQDFVLGLTASAGWTSSGAPFHRLFIPGPGTGLRIAVPILPARAFLTAKAEIWWEASPTFRFGAFAEAGAFGEHGFATDARALGAGIAASYLTPVGASVTGYAALNEDGKFTLGVKM